One genomic segment of uncultured Desulfobacter sp. includes these proteins:
- a CDS encoding TolC family protein — translation MVTKKRWPEDAGRAVLIVFFLLTLIAGPVQSQEIHENEDDIQKVGLEACLKQALENNRRRPASKFALEMAQAQHRQALAGYWPQITAQGGYSRLDEAVNFNYPATTIPIMGGIPVPEQEIEVLSEKSYTASIEATWLLYDGGMRKGYSEQTQGLVDMMKQDVRRTDLEIIDSVKRFYWGAVLAQKLYKIGLDTLARMNATLNLTETMYKEGSGTVKKTDWLNNKVMVDTLKSMVALLEKNKLMARAALANIMGLSWDKSIYPEDTTMPFFPFDIDMGAIVEQAFAFNPDWAKVEAGLKAAEGGLKTAKSGYHPKLALTGDLRKWWPESSGGLATPENEEGWTFGIGVEIPLFNGMLTKNKIAEARAAIAKLKEEQLLLKEGIGLQVRDIILSLSAAQKSCDASGNALTAATENRGLNVRAYQVELVETDDVIQAQLMEAMMAAQHYKAKYEHVALLSRLDLTVGTEVLKQIQ, via the coding sequence ATGGTTACAAAAAAAAGATGGCCCGAAGATGCCGGGCGTGCCGTTTTAATTGTTTTTTTTCTGCTGACCCTGATAGCCGGTCCGGTCCAAAGTCAGGAGATCCACGAAAATGAAGACGATATACAAAAAGTCGGATTGGAAGCATGTCTGAAACAAGCCTTAGAGAATAACCGCCGCCGACCGGCGTCTAAGTTTGCCCTTGAAATGGCCCAGGCCCAGCACAGGCAGGCCCTTGCCGGATATTGGCCCCAGATTACGGCCCAAGGGGGATATTCGAGGCTGGACGAGGCGGTTAATTTCAACTATCCGGCAACGACCATACCCATAATGGGGGGTATCCCCGTGCCGGAACAGGAGATCGAAGTCTTAAGTGAGAAAAGTTATACCGCCTCCATAGAAGCGACCTGGCTTTTATATGACGGGGGAATGCGCAAAGGGTATTCAGAGCAGACACAAGGGCTTGTGGACATGATGAAACAGGACGTCCGGCGTACGGATCTTGAGATCATTGATAGTGTCAAGCGGTTCTACTGGGGGGCGGTGCTGGCTCAAAAGCTTTACAAGATCGGCCTTGACACCCTGGCCCGGATGAATGCCACCTTGAACCTGACGGAAACCATGTATAAAGAGGGTTCGGGCACGGTTAAAAAAACAGACTGGCTCAATAACAAGGTTATGGTGGATACCTTAAAGTCCATGGTCGCCCTGCTTGAAAAAAATAAGTTAATGGCCCGGGCAGCGCTTGCCAATATCATGGGGCTGTCCTGGGACAAAAGTATTTACCCTGAAGATACAACAATGCCTTTTTTCCCCTTTGACATTGATATGGGCGCAATTGTGGAACAGGCCTTTGCATTTAATCCGGACTGGGCCAAGGTGGAAGCCGGGCTCAAGGCGGCAGAGGGCGGATTAAAAACTGCCAAAAGCGGATATCATCCAAAGCTTGCTTTGACCGGCGATCTTCGAAAATGGTGGCCGGAAAGTAGCGGCGGGCTTGCCACGCCTGAAAATGAAGAAGGATGGACCTTCGGTATAGGCGTAGAAATTCCCCTTTTTAACGGCATGCTTACAAAAAACAAAATTGCTGAGGCCCGAGCCGCCATTGCCAAATTAAAAGAGGAGCAACTCCTGCTCAAAGAGGGCATAGGTCTCCAGGTGCGGGATATTATTCTCTCCCTTAGTGCAGCCCAAAAAAGCTGTGATGCGTCGGGAAATGCCTTGACCGCTGCTACCGAAAACCGGGGACTTAACGTGCGGGCCTATCAGGTCGAGCTGGTGGAAACCGACGACGTCATCCAGGCTCAGTTAATGGAAGCCATGATGGCGGCCCAGCATTACAAAGCCAAATATGAACATGTGGCCCTGCTTTCTCGTCTGGATTTGACCGTGGGCACGGAGGTACTAAAACAGATTCAGTGA